The genome window AGGCCTCGGCAAATTCCTCCTCCTTGAGGCCCCTTAGCTCCCTCATCACAGTGGCCTTGATCTCTTCCACAGAGGCGAAATGGGTTCCTTTGAGCACAGTCTTCAGCCTGGGGAAGAGCCAAAAGTCGCACTGTGAGAGATCTAGGGAATAAGGAGGGTGGTCAAGAACTGCGATCCTTTTGTTGGCCAAGAACTGCCTCACACTGAGTGTGGTGTGTGCAGGCACGGTGTGTGGTGTTGAACAGCCGCGAATTGTCCCTCCGCAGAGCCTGCCTGCTGCGCCGCACCCAGTCATGGAGGAGGCGATTGGGGACCTGATGGTTGACTGTTTGACCCTGAGGTACGAACTCATGATGGACCACGCCTTCTGGTCGTAAAATGCGATCAGCATGATCTTGATCTTTGATTTGGACATGCAAGACTTCTTGGGTCTGGGTGAAGTTGGGGTCTTCCACTGCAGGCTCTGTCTCTTGGTTTCTGGGTTGTACTGGGAGACCCAGGTCTCATCTCCTATGATGACTCGGCCATGGAACTCCGGATCATCCCCAACTTACTCCATCAAGCCTCAATAAACACTGACCAGGTTCTCCTTCTGGTCGTCCGACAAAAGCTTTGGCACCATCTTGGTGCACACCTTCCACATTCCCAGCTCCTGTGCCAAGATGGTTCTCACTGGCTCCCTGTTCAGGTTGAGCTCCTCCACTTTCATCTGCACTGTTAATCTGCGATCACTCCCCACCAGCTGTTGCACTTTGTCAATGTTCTCAGCTGTTTTCATTGAGGAAGGCCATCCTGACATGGGGTCTCCCTCCACCTCCTTGTGGCCATTCTTGAAGCGTTTGTGTCACTTGAAGACTCACAGCAGGGACATACACAACAGCCTGAAACAGAAGCAGAGCGTGAGCAAGGTGCACAATATTATAGCAGAATAGTGGTGGGATGTTGCACAACACCGTGACATAAGAAGTTAGCCATTTGGCATTGAGGCATAAGTGTGGCTTCCACAGTCtcgtttctttattgtcacacattatatatatatatatatatatatatatatatatatatatatatatatatatatatatatatatatatatatatatatatatatatatatatgaacctgcATGTGTGTCTGGGTTATGGGTTATAAAGGTACCTTATGAATGGTATATATAACGGTGTAAAAATACTTCTTAACAAGTCTACACAACCctaatgacaaaaagaaaagtacTAAACCACATCATTTAGCATTACATAAAAACACCATCACTTCTAGAGCGAGTTGGTTTGAAATGGGAAGCTTCCAGACACCTTTAAGGAAGTCCTCTTCCCCATTCTGTTGCCATCCTACTTCTCTCATTGCAGTTTTCAATTATATGCTCTTCCAAGCTCTCTGTTCGGCCTTGACTTGAGGTCAGTATTGCCCGGTTCATCATGAACGTATCAATGGAACCCTGTTCCTCaagatctatatgtatatgtatatgtgtatatatatatatatatatatatatatatatatatatatatatatatatatatgtgtgtgtgtgtgtgtatatatatatatatatatatatatatatatatatatatatatatatatatatatatatatatatatatatatatatatatattctgctgttcgacctcctgcattattttagtattaatatactcctaacaaagaccagaagaacgtcctgggaaaagcagagagaagagggctaggctgtgttttcaaaattaacagttcctaAAGGCTTATAAGTTaatattagagacctatccaacagggaggtttttcatcaggtcacctctagtgagggtgttcttaagcattccttttctctgtcctatgcatcggcgatgtttttgtcagttttcagactgccggaggctattGAAGGAGTGCTGCTCACGAAAACACAGAGACCCCGCTTCACATCTAGGGTCACAGAGAGAACCCAACCATCTTCCAGGGCACACGTGCCAGTCCGTGCccctgataattctgtcctttgtccccTTCCCGTCTTCTATTTACTAAGTGAATTGACGTTACGCGTGGTTCCAGAAATCCCGGGCGTCCGTTGCAGTGCACAGGCAGCCTACAtgaacggtaagtctggaattgacaaatATTGCCGATTGCTGGTATTTCTACCACtgtatttctatttccattttttcccccttcctcagctACTGACTAGAGATCCAGGTGGAACCataattcctgtatgaagtctagtatataaataattattgttgcctattgagattgcataagatatccctcttgcagtaagtaggaattagggagaggtcaagCATAAGCAAtattcaggcaagccttggaacctgatcgtaccattgtttggaagaggaatagcctttaaaatactaaaatttcttacaaTAGAGATAAGTAGAACGATCGTCCGTTGCATTATAACTGAAAGTAGGGGAAATATTCCTGTGTCCGAAACTGACTAATTGGCTCACGTTAACATCGCATTCTCTCTTTTGCTGGGATtaggtgggtaataaatgggttatttaattaatctgttccagaaataactaaattattcaataacacagttgcgactggcgacctaatctaattaagtaattatctgtcttttggggtaacgtttaactttaactgacaggattacatgggtcttaggtagagcagagctacataaattacagtaattaaataaaaaactcatcagccgaaggacccacgtaagaatataaataaataaataaataaatatatatatatatatatatatatatatagtatatgtgtgcgtatgtgtatgtatgcgtgtatatagcATTATCATTCAATAGGACACAACCATTATCGTTTATGCCctattgaatattttattctcctatgaaaaattcttttaactcTTGTGAACTTGACTGAGAAGCGGACGTGACCAACCATACCATCCAccgaaataaaaatagatatcatcaaaaacatatacatttttgtttctgtatttgaaaaatatctagCTTTAATGCTTTCCAGCATAAAGGATGTTCCACTTTCCCATGACCTATAGTTCGGTATCCCCGTGTGACTTTCGTAAAAAGAGTGCGACAAAAGGAGACAGCAATACTTTGACACCTTTCAGACTGCGTTTGTTTAAGGCTGCTTTCATCTTCATTACTGATTATCTTAGGTATGATACGCTTGACAACCTAATGTAGATTATTAGATCTGGAGGATACGTATTAATATTCTCATTATGTTACTTGAACCGGATGTTACTAATCAAGGTGCCTTTAAACATAATGcactgtaattttttgtttagtgGTTTCTATATTTTCCAAAATGCTTGGTGAcagactttttttcttaatacagtTACCAtcaattcctcctctctctcctcctccccctccatcaTTTAACTgataacgtaaaataaaatactttattattgtCACAGTTTTacaattgttattaatattactttcatCCATCAGTTTCTGGTATATTTGACAATTTGATTGGATGCTGTCTGGAGATTACTGAGGACAATTATTACGGTAGCTTTCGTTCGTGAGTAAATTTTCATCAGTTTCTTTTATAGAGGTAAGATTTATCGCTTACAACTTCCAGGTGAAATAAATCACACAGATTGATTGACTTGCTGTCAGCGAATGTCCGATCTTTcgttcaaggattttttttttttcgccttcGTTAATACGTTCCTTTCTCTCTTCGATATCAATACCTTTTCATTGTTgctaaaaacacaaaagcaaacaaaGACTTTCGTGTATGATCCAGGAAAAAACTTACTTATGAAAATTGCCGAAAAGTTCGAGTTCTGTATATTTATACCTTATATTTTGCCCACACCATTTTTCCGGTGTAATTTCATCTACGAGTTAATCATAACCTTTATGATAAATAGCAAGAATTCTGATCACTAACAGGAACATATCACCAGATGTGCCCATTTCAAATGTGCCACATGTTTGGTATACAAAGCTATCTAGTTATAGcgaaatgaggtccttttaatattaaattaatatatttttaatatttttgtatacagaTTATGCGAAACTGATTATGTTCTTAATTTGCTAAATCATGGTCGTTgccaatcgaaaaaaaaaaaattactattcttGTCCACCCATAATAgatctgtttttttattcactttaatttttcttttttacaacacTTCTCATCCAGTCCTCCATTTTTTACCGTTCCCTTCCCAAACCCTTCACTGAATTTGTCAGGAGCAATTACTTCAACTATTCGTTCGTTAGTGGGATCTGGTAGCAATAAATACTTGAGGCTTTTCGGAAATATTATATCTGAGCTGAAAGGGGGTCGATGACCTGACCAGAAATTCTGAGTATAAAGCAATACTAAGAGGACTTCCGcaagaagggaaaagagaaa of Macrobrachium rosenbergii isolate ZJJX-2024 chromosome 11, ASM4041242v1, whole genome shotgun sequence contains these proteins:
- the LOC136843481 gene encoding histone-lysine N-methyltransferase SETMAR-like; the encoded protein is MSGWPSSMKTAENIDKVQQLVGSDRRLTVQMKVEELNLNREPVRTILAQELGMWKVCTKMVPKLLSDDQKENLYNPETKRQSLQWKTPTSPRPKKSCMSKSKIKIMLIAFYDQKAWSIMSSYLRVKQSTIRSPIASSMTGCGAAGRLCGGTIRGCSTPHTVPAHTTLSVRQFLANKRIAVLDHPPYSLDLSQCDFWLFPRLKTVLKGTHFASVEEIKATVMRELRGLKEEEFAEAFLGWQTRMQKCINSRGGLLGRGQCTISL